The Rhinolophus ferrumequinum isolate MPI-CBG mRhiFer1 chromosome 6, mRhiFer1_v1.p, whole genome shotgun sequence genome has a window encoding:
- the ADCY4 gene encoding adenylate cyclase type 4 isoform X5 has protein sequence MARLFSPRPPPSEDLFYETYYSLSQQYPLLLLLLLIVLCALLALLAVAWASGRELSSDPGFLTTVLSALVGFSLLLGLASREQRLQRWTRPLSGLVWAALLALGHGFLFTGGVVSAWDQVSFFLFVIFTTYAMLPLGMRDAAVAGLASSLSHLLVLGLYLGPQPDSPPALLQQMKAEIMARLQAGQGSRPESTNNFHSLYVKRHQGVSVLYADIVGFTRLASECSPKELVLMLNELFGKFDQIAKEHECMRIKILGDCYYCVSGLPLSLPDHAINCVRMGLDMCRAIRKLRAATGVDINMRVGVHSGSVLCGVIGLQKWQYDVWSHDVTLANHMEAGGVPGRVHITRATLALLAGAYAVEDAAMEHRDPYLRELGEPTYLVIDPRAEEEDEKGTAGGLLSTLEGPKMRPSLLMTRYLESWGAAKPFAHLSHVESPMSTSTPLPEKALASFSPQWSLDRSRTPRGLDDELDTGDAKFFQVIEQLNSQKQWKQSKDFNPLTLYFREKEMEKEYRLSALPAFKYYAACTFLVFLSNFIIQMLVTNRPPALAITYSVTFLLFLLLLFVCFSEHLTRCVFKGPKMLHWLPTLSGLVATRPGLRVTLSTATILLVFAMAITSLFFLPAASNCPFWASNVSSMAFNLSWELPGSMPLISIPYSMHCCVLGFLSCSLFLHMSFELKLLLLLLWLVASCSLFLNSHAWLSDCLVARLYPGTLDSRPGVLKEPKLMGAISFFIFFFTLLVLARQNEYYCRLDFLWKKKLRQEREETETMENLTRLLLENVLPAHVAPQFIGQNRRNEDLYHQSYECVCVLFASIPDFKEFYSESNINHEGLECLRLLNEIIADFDELLSKPKFSGVEKIKTIGSTYMAATGLNATSGQDAPQDAERSCSHLGTMVEFAVALGSKLDVINKHSFNNFRLRVGLNHGPVVAGVIGAQKPQYDIWGNTVNVASRMESTGVLGKIQVTEETARALQSLGYTCYSRGIIKVKGKGQLCTYFLNTDLTRAGPPSATLG, from the exons ATGGCCCGCCTCTTCAGTCCCCGGCCACCGCCCAGCGAAGACCTCTTCTACGAGACCTACTACAGCCTGAGCCAGCAGTATccgctgctgctactgctgctgctgatcGTGCTCTGCGCGCTCCTGGCGCTGCTCGCTGTCGCCTGGGCCAGCGGCAGG GAGCTGTCCTCAGACCCAGGCTTCCTGACCACAGTGCTCTCGGCACTGGTGGGCTTCTCGTTGCTGCTGGGCCTAGCTTCTCGCGAACAGCGACTGCAGCGCTGGACACGTCCCCTATCAGGTCTCGTGTGGGCAGCGCTGCTTGCACTAGGCCACGGCTTTCTGTTCACCGGGGGCGTAGTGAGCGCCTGGGACCAG gtgtcctttttcctctttgtcatcTTCACCACGTATGCCATGTTGCCTTTGGGCATGCGGGACGCCGCCGTCGCGGGCCTCGCCTCATCATTGTCACACCTGCTGGTCCTCGGGCTATATCTTGGGCCTCAGCCAGACTCACCGCCCGCGCTGCTGCAGCAG ATGAAGGCGGAGATCATGGCACGGCTGCAGGCTGGACAGGGGTCACGGCCAGAGAGCACCAACAACTTCCACAGCCTCTATGTGAAGAGGCACCAGGGAGTCAG TGTGCTGTATGCTGACATCGTGGGCTTCACACGGCTCGCCAGTGAGTGCTCTCCGAAGGAGTTGGTGCTCATGCTCAATGAGCTCTTTGGCAAGTTCGACCAGATCGCCAAG GAGCACGAATGCATGCGGATCAAGATCCTGGGAGACTGCTACTACTGTGTGTCCGGGCTGCCACTCTCACTGCCAGATCACGCGATCAACTGTGTGCGCATGGGGCTGGACATGTGCCGGGCCATCAG GAAACTGCGGGCAGCCACAGGTGTGGACATCAACATGCGTGTGGGCGTGCACTCTGGCAGCGTGCTCTGCGGAGTCATCGGGCTGCAGAAGTGGCAGTATGATGTCTGGTCCCATGATGTCACACTGGCCAACCACATGGAGGCGGGTGGCGTGCCAGG ACGAGTACATATCACACGGGCTACCCTGGCCCTGCTGGCAGGAGCTTATGCTGTGGAGGATGCAGCCATGGAGCATCGGGACCCATACCTTCGAGAGCTAGGGGAGCCTACTTACCTGGTCATCGATCCTCGG GCCgaggaggaggatgagaaggGCACGGCAGGAGGGTTGCTGTCCACTCTCGAAGGCCCCAAGATGCGTCCATCACTGCTGATGACCCGCTACCTGGAGTCCTGGGGTGCAGCCAAGCCTTTTGCCCACCTGAGCCACGTAGAGAGCCCCATGTCCACCTCCACCCCTCTCCCG GAGAAGGCCCTGGCTTCCTTCAGCCCTCAGTGGAGCTTGGACCG GAGCCGTACCCCCCGGGGACTAGATGATGAATTGGACACTGGGGATGCCAAGTTCTTCCAGGTCATCGAACAGCTCAACTCTCAAAA aCAGTGGAAGCAATCAAAGGACTTCAACCCACTGACACTATACTTCCgagagaaggagatggagaaagag TATCGACTCTCCGCACTCCCCGCCTTTAAATACTATGCAGCCTGCACCTTCCTGGTTTTTCTCTCCAACTTCATCATCCAGATGCTGGTGACAAACAG GCCCCCGGCTCTGGCCATCACCTATAGCGtcaccttcctcctcttcctcctccttctcttcgtCTGCTTCTCAGAGCACCTGACG AGGTGTGTCTTCAAAGGCCCCAAGATGCTGCACTGGCTGCCCACACTATCTGGCCTGGTGGCCACACGGCCTGGACTGCGAGTCACACTGAGCACCGCCACCATCCTCCTCGTCTTTGCCATGGCCATTACCAGTCTG TTCTTCTTACCAGCGGCATCGAACTGCCCCTTCTGGGCTTCCAATGTGTCCTCCATGGCTTTCAACCTCTCCTGGGAGCTCCCTGGGTCCATGCCTCTCATCAGCATTCCG TACTCCATGCACTGCTGCGTGCTGGGCTTCCTTTCCTGCTCCCTCTTTCTGCATATGAGCTTCGAACTgaagctgctgctgctcctgctgtggCTGGTGGCGTCCTGCTCCCTCTTCCTGAACTCCCATGCCTGGCTGTCCGACTGCCTCGTTGCCCGCCTCTATCCGGGAACCTTGGACTCCAG GCCGGGGGTGCTGAAGGAGCCCAAACTGATGGGAGCtatctctttcttcatcttcttcttcacACTCCTTGTCTTGGCTCGGCAG AATGAGTATTATTGTCGCCTGGACTTCCTGTGGAAGAAGAAGCTGAGGCAGGAGCGGGAGGAGACAGAGACAATGGAGAACCTGACTCGGCTGCTCTTGGAGAACGTGCTCCCTGCGCATGTGGCCCCCCAGTTCATTGGCCAGAACCGGCGCAACGAG GACCTCTACCACCAGTCCTACgagtgtgtctgtgtcctcttCGCCTCCATCCCAGACTTCAAGGAGTTTTACTCTGAATCCAACATCAATCACGAGGGACTAGAGTGTCTGCGGCTGCTCAATGAGATCATTGCTGATTTTGATGAG CTGCTTTCCAAGCCCAAGTTCAGTGGGGTTGAGAAGATCAAAACCATCGGCAGCACCTACATGGCGGCTACAGGCTTAAATGCCACCTCTGGACAGGATGCACCGCAG GATGCTGAGCGAAGCTGTAGCCACCTTGGCACGATGGTGGAGTTTGCAGTGGCCCTTGGGTCTAAGCTGGACGTCATCAACAAGCACTCATTCAACAACTTCCGCTTGCGTGTGG GGTTGAACCATGGACCTGTAGTGGCCGGAGTGATAGGGGCCCAGAAGCCACAATATGACATCTGGGGCAACACAGTGAATGTGGCCAGCCGCATGGAGAGTACAGGAGTCCTGGGCAAGATCCAA GTGACTGAGGAGACAGCCCGAGCCCTGCAGTCCTTAGGCTATACCTGTTATAGCCGGGGTATCATCAAGGTCAAAGGCAAAGGGCAGCTGTGCACCTACTTCCTGAACACAGATTTGACACGAGCAGGACCTCCTTCGGCAACCCTAGGCTAA
- the ADCY4 gene encoding adenylate cyclase type 4 isoform X3: protein MARLFSPRPPPSEDLFYETYYSLSQQYPLLLLLLLIVLCALLALLAVAWASGRELSSDPGFLTTVLSALVGFSLLLGLASREQRLQRWTRPLSGLVWAALLALGHGFLFTGGVVSAWDQVSFFLFVIFTTYAMLPLGMRDAAVAGLASSLSHLLVLGLYLGPQPDSPPALLQQLAANAVLFLCGNVVGAYHKALMERALRATFREALSSLHSRRRLDTEKKHQMKAEIMARLQAGQGSRPESTNNFHSLYVKRHQGVSVLYADIVGFTRLASECSPKELVLMLNELFGKFDQIAKEHECMRIKILGDCYYCVSGLPLSLPDHAINCVRMGLDMCRAIRKLRAATGVDINMRVGVHSGSVLCGVIGLQKWQYDVWSHDVTLANHMEAGGVPGRVHITRATLALLAGAYAVEDAAMEHRDPYLRELGEPTYLVIDPRAEEEDEKGTAGGLLSTLEGPKMRPSLLMTRYLESWGAAKPFAHLSHVESPMSTSTPLPEKALASFSPQWSLDRSRTPRGLDDELDTGDAKFFQVIEQLNSQKQWKQSKDFNPLTLYFREKEMEKEYRLSALPAFKYYAACTFLVFLSNFIIQMLVTNRPPALAITYSVTFLLFLLLLFVCFSEHLTRCVFKGPKMLHWLPTLSGLVATRPGLRVTLSTATILLVFAMAITSLFFLPAASNCPFWASNVSSMAFNLSWELPGSMPLISIPYSMHCCVLGFLSCSLFLHMSFELKLLLLLLWLVASCSLFLNSHAWLSDCLVARLYPGTLDSRPGVLKEPKLMGAISFFIFFFTLLVLARQNEYYCRLDFLWKKKLRQEREETETMENLTRLLLENVLPAHVAPQFIGQNRRNEDLYHQSYECVCVLFASIPDFKEFYSESNINHEGLECLRLLNEIIADFDELLSKPKFSGVEKIKTIGSTYMAATGLNATSGQDAPQDAERSCSHLGTMVEFAVALGSKLDVINKHSFNNFRLRVGLNHGPVVAGVIGAQKPQYDIWGNTVNVASRMESTGVLGKIQVTEETARALQSLGYTCYSRGIIKVKGKGQLCTYFLNTDLTRAGPPSATLG, encoded by the exons ATGGCCCGCCTCTTCAGTCCCCGGCCACCGCCCAGCGAAGACCTCTTCTACGAGACCTACTACAGCCTGAGCCAGCAGTATccgctgctgctactgctgctgctgatcGTGCTCTGCGCGCTCCTGGCGCTGCTCGCTGTCGCCTGGGCCAGCGGCAGG GAGCTGTCCTCAGACCCAGGCTTCCTGACCACAGTGCTCTCGGCACTGGTGGGCTTCTCGTTGCTGCTGGGCCTAGCTTCTCGCGAACAGCGACTGCAGCGCTGGACACGTCCCCTATCAGGTCTCGTGTGGGCAGCGCTGCTTGCACTAGGCCACGGCTTTCTGTTCACCGGGGGCGTAGTGAGCGCCTGGGACCAG gtgtcctttttcctctttgtcatcTTCACCACGTATGCCATGTTGCCTTTGGGCATGCGGGACGCCGCCGTCGCGGGCCTCGCCTCATCATTGTCACACCTGCTGGTCCTCGGGCTATATCTTGGGCCTCAGCCAGACTCACCGCCCGCGCTGCTGCAGCAG TTAGCAGCAAACGCTGTACTGTTCCTGTGCGGGAACGTGGTGGGCGCGTACCACAAGGCGCTGATGGAGCGCGCGCTGCGCGCCACCTTCCGAGAGGCGCTTAGTTCCCTGCACTCGCGCAGGCGGCTGGACACCGAGAAGAAGCACCAG ATGAAGGCGGAGATCATGGCACGGCTGCAGGCTGGACAGGGGTCACGGCCAGAGAGCACCAACAACTTCCACAGCCTCTATGTGAAGAGGCACCAGGGAGTCAG TGTGCTGTATGCTGACATCGTGGGCTTCACACGGCTCGCCAGTGAGTGCTCTCCGAAGGAGTTGGTGCTCATGCTCAATGAGCTCTTTGGCAAGTTCGACCAGATCGCCAAG GAGCACGAATGCATGCGGATCAAGATCCTGGGAGACTGCTACTACTGTGTGTCCGGGCTGCCACTCTCACTGCCAGATCACGCGATCAACTGTGTGCGCATGGGGCTGGACATGTGCCGGGCCATCAG GAAACTGCGGGCAGCCACAGGTGTGGACATCAACATGCGTGTGGGCGTGCACTCTGGCAGCGTGCTCTGCGGAGTCATCGGGCTGCAGAAGTGGCAGTATGATGTCTGGTCCCATGATGTCACACTGGCCAACCACATGGAGGCGGGTGGCGTGCCAGG ACGAGTACATATCACACGGGCTACCCTGGCCCTGCTGGCAGGAGCTTATGCTGTGGAGGATGCAGCCATGGAGCATCGGGACCCATACCTTCGAGAGCTAGGGGAGCCTACTTACCTGGTCATCGATCCTCGG GCCgaggaggaggatgagaaggGCACGGCAGGAGGGTTGCTGTCCACTCTCGAAGGCCCCAAGATGCGTCCATCACTGCTGATGACCCGCTACCTGGAGTCCTGGGGTGCAGCCAAGCCTTTTGCCCACCTGAGCCACGTAGAGAGCCCCATGTCCACCTCCACCCCTCTCCCG GAGAAGGCCCTGGCTTCCTTCAGCCCTCAGTGGAGCTTGGACCG GAGCCGTACCCCCCGGGGACTAGATGATGAATTGGACACTGGGGATGCCAAGTTCTTCCAGGTCATCGAACAGCTCAACTCTCAAAA aCAGTGGAAGCAATCAAAGGACTTCAACCCACTGACACTATACTTCCgagagaaggagatggagaaagag TATCGACTCTCCGCACTCCCCGCCTTTAAATACTATGCAGCCTGCACCTTCCTGGTTTTTCTCTCCAACTTCATCATCCAGATGCTGGTGACAAACAG GCCCCCGGCTCTGGCCATCACCTATAGCGtcaccttcctcctcttcctcctccttctcttcgtCTGCTTCTCAGAGCACCTGACG AGGTGTGTCTTCAAAGGCCCCAAGATGCTGCACTGGCTGCCCACACTATCTGGCCTGGTGGCCACACGGCCTGGACTGCGAGTCACACTGAGCACCGCCACCATCCTCCTCGTCTTTGCCATGGCCATTACCAGTCTG TTCTTCTTACCAGCGGCATCGAACTGCCCCTTCTGGGCTTCCAATGTGTCCTCCATGGCTTTCAACCTCTCCTGGGAGCTCCCTGGGTCCATGCCTCTCATCAGCATTCCG TACTCCATGCACTGCTGCGTGCTGGGCTTCCTTTCCTGCTCCCTCTTTCTGCATATGAGCTTCGAACTgaagctgctgctgctcctgctgtggCTGGTGGCGTCCTGCTCCCTCTTCCTGAACTCCCATGCCTGGCTGTCCGACTGCCTCGTTGCCCGCCTCTATCCGGGAACCTTGGACTCCAG GCCGGGGGTGCTGAAGGAGCCCAAACTGATGGGAGCtatctctttcttcatcttcttcttcacACTCCTTGTCTTGGCTCGGCAG AATGAGTATTATTGTCGCCTGGACTTCCTGTGGAAGAAGAAGCTGAGGCAGGAGCGGGAGGAGACAGAGACAATGGAGAACCTGACTCGGCTGCTCTTGGAGAACGTGCTCCCTGCGCATGTGGCCCCCCAGTTCATTGGCCAGAACCGGCGCAACGAG GACCTCTACCACCAGTCCTACgagtgtgtctgtgtcctcttCGCCTCCATCCCAGACTTCAAGGAGTTTTACTCTGAATCCAACATCAATCACGAGGGACTAGAGTGTCTGCGGCTGCTCAATGAGATCATTGCTGATTTTGATGAG CTGCTTTCCAAGCCCAAGTTCAGTGGGGTTGAGAAGATCAAAACCATCGGCAGCACCTACATGGCGGCTACAGGCTTAAATGCCACCTCTGGACAGGATGCACCGCAG GATGCTGAGCGAAGCTGTAGCCACCTTGGCACGATGGTGGAGTTTGCAGTGGCCCTTGGGTCTAAGCTGGACGTCATCAACAAGCACTCATTCAACAACTTCCGCTTGCGTGTGG GGTTGAACCATGGACCTGTAGTGGCCGGAGTGATAGGGGCCCAGAAGCCACAATATGACATCTGGGGCAACACAGTGAATGTGGCCAGCCGCATGGAGAGTACAGGAGTCCTGGGCAAGATCCAA GTGACTGAGGAGACAGCCCGAGCCCTGCAGTCCTTAGGCTATACCTGTTATAGCCGGGGTATCATCAAGGTCAAAGGCAAAGGGCAGCTGTGCACCTACTTCCTGAACACAGATTTGACACGAGCAGGACCTCCTTCGGCAACCCTAGGCTAA